A window of Borrelia sp. A-FGy1 contains these coding sequences:
- a CDS encoding chemotaxis protein CheD (catalyzes the conversion of glutamine residues to glutamate on methyl-accepting chemotaxis receptors): protein MLNHFNFKLKRDVTIIVPGEAFVSNNRVISTILGSCVSVVLHDEIHNIIGVNHYVLVKSDSVVDFSQRGRYGVYAIPMLIDAMLESGSLKNNLKAKLFGGANFMAKETIRVGSENADFAVSMLSKYGIPILSKDFNQSKSRKIFAYPENFKVVVEYPDGARVF from the coding sequence ATGTTAAATCATTTTAATTTTAAGTTGAAAAGAGATGTTACAATAATAGTTCCAGGTGAGGCTTTTGTGTCAAATAATAGAGTTATTTCTACAATACTTGGTTCTTGTGTATCTGTTGTACTTCATGATGAGATACATAATATTATTGGGGTAAATCATTATGTTTTAGTGAAGTCGGATTCAGTAGTAGATTTTTCGCAAAGGGGTAGGTATGGAGTTTATGCTATTCCTATGTTAATTGATGCTATGTTAGAGAGTGGGTCATTAAAAAATAATCTTAAGGCTAAGCTTTTTGGAGGAGCTAACTTCATGGCAAAGGAGACAATAAGAGTAGGGTCTGAAAATGCAGATTTTGCAGTTAGTATGTTATCTAAGTATGGCATTCCTATTTTGAGTAAAGATTTTAATCAATCTAAATCTAGAAAGATTTTTGCTTATCCTGAGAACTTTAAGGTTGTTGTGGAGTATCCAGATGGAGCTAGGGTTTTTTAA